The Niastella koreensis GR20-10 genome includes a window with the following:
- the recJ gene encoding single-stranded-DNA-specific exonuclease RecJ gives MLQKRWNILTADDDKVQQLYASLKIHPVLCKILAQRYLDDYDKAKQFFRPQLSDLHDPSLMKDMDKAVARISKAFDHQEKILVFGDYDVDGTTAVSCMLRFLQKFYKSDKVDFYIPHRYREGYGVSKKGIDFAIENGFTLIISLDCGIKSVELIQYARENGIDFIVCDHHMPDDMLPPAVAILNPKQKGCNYPYKELCGCGVGFKLISALARHLKLDDSAAAEYLDLVATAIAADIVPMTGENRVLAFYGLKKANENPNYGILALKELSGVQKELFINSLVFMIAPRVNAAGRMDDARKAVQMFIANTPLEAKHYAEQLHLDNTERKEADKNITEEALAIIENDVVWQTRKSTVVFQSHWHKGVVGIVASRLIDYYYRPTIVLTQSGEYVAGSARSVAGFNVYEAIHQCKDLLLGYGGHFYAAGMTLALDKVEAFRDRFEEVVSATITPDLLVPEIIIDAEVAFKDLKQPFYNIIHQMEPFGPENMRPLFVVRNVTDSGYSRVVKEQHIKFSLRQDNILFNGIGFGMAKKFHLLESKKPVDVVFTLDENEWNNEKHLQLRVIDFRLAEDSQVVEKAVS, from the coding sequence ATGCTACAAAAGAGATGGAACATACTGACGGCAGATGATGATAAAGTGCAGCAATTGTATGCAAGCCTTAAAATACATCCTGTTCTTTGTAAAATACTCGCCCAGCGATACCTGGATGACTACGATAAAGCAAAGCAATTCTTTCGCCCCCAGCTTTCCGACCTGCACGATCCTTCCCTGATGAAGGATATGGATAAAGCAGTTGCCCGCATAAGTAAAGCATTTGACCACCAGGAAAAAATACTTGTTTTTGGCGACTATGATGTAGATGGCACCACCGCCGTTTCCTGTATGTTGCGCTTTCTGCAAAAGTTTTATAAAAGCGACAAGGTCGACTTCTATATCCCTCACCGTTACCGCGAAGGTTATGGCGTATCAAAGAAGGGGATCGACTTTGCCATCGAAAACGGATTTACGCTTATTATTTCGCTCGACTGTGGAATAAAATCAGTGGAGCTTATTCAATATGCCCGGGAAAACGGCATCGATTTCATTGTGTGCGATCACCACATGCCCGATGATATGCTGCCCCCGGCTGTAGCCATTTTAAACCCCAAACAAAAAGGTTGCAATTACCCTTATAAAGAATTGTGTGGCTGCGGAGTGGGCTTTAAATTGATCTCGGCCCTGGCCCGGCATCTGAAGCTGGATGATTCCGCGGCGGCCGAATACCTGGACCTGGTAGCTACCGCCATTGCTGCGGATATTGTACCCATGACGGGCGAGAACCGGGTGCTGGCCTTTTATGGTTTAAAAAAGGCCAATGAGAACCCCAATTATGGCATCCTGGCATTAAAGGAACTAAGCGGGGTACAAAAGGAATTGTTTATAAACAGCCTCGTGTTTATGATCGCCCCGCGCGTAAATGCTGCCGGCCGTATGGACGATGCCCGCAAAGCCGTGCAAATGTTCATTGCCAATACACCGTTGGAAGCCAAGCATTATGCCGAACAATTACATTTGGATAACACCGAACGCAAGGAAGCCGATAAAAATATTACTGAAGAGGCCCTGGCCATTATTGAAAACGACGTTGTATGGCAAACCCGCAAATCAACGGTTGTTTTTCAATCACACTGGCATAAAGGCGTGGTAGGTATTGTAGCCTCCCGGCTTATAGACTATTACTATCGTCCCACAATTGTTCTTACCCAAAGCGGCGAATATGTGGCCGGATCGGCCCGGAGCGTGGCCGGTTTTAATGTATACGAAGCCATTCACCAGTGTAAAGATCTGTTGTTAGGGTATGGCGGCCACTTTTATGCAGCAGGTATGACGCTGGCGCTTGATAAAGTGGAAGCCTTTCGCGACCGGTTTGAAGAAGTAGTGTCGGCCACTATTACCCCCGACTTACTGGTACCTGAAATTATCATCGATGCCGAGGTAGCCTTTAAAGACCTTAAGCAGCCCTTTTATAATATCATTCATCAAATGGAGCCCTTTGGCCCCGAGAACATGCGGCCTTTGTTTGTAGTGCGTAATGTTACCGACTCAGGTTATTCCCGTGTTGTTAAAGAACAGCATATCAAGTTCTCCCTGCGCCAGGACAACATCCTTTTCAATGGCATAGGCTTTGGGATGGCTAAAAAATTCCATTTGCTTGAATCGAAAAAACCGGTAGACGTTGTATTTACGTTAGATGAGAATGAATGGAACAATGAAAAACACTTACAGTTGCGGGTTATAGACTTCAGACTGGCGGAAGATAGCCAGGTTGTAGAAAAAGCCGTATCCTGA
- a CDS encoding efflux RND transporter periplasmic adaptor subunit, producing the protein MMKPLDIKQYNSWVKLLTAISVATVLYSCANSSATPGMPQQPPPALPVVPVTTTNATTFREYPASLEGKVNVEIRPQVEGYLEQIFVDEGAYVRIGQPLFKIDARTYNESLNNAKSTLLAAQANASKAQVEIDRLTPLVEHNVISDVQLKTAKAAYDAAVANVKQAEAAVANANINVGYTLVKASANGYIGRIPNKKGALVSKDDVLTILSDISEMYAYFSLSETDFLSFKNQFAGNSIEEKVKHVPAVELALADNTIFGSKGKISTIEGQFDKTTGAISFRATFPNPGGILRTGNTGKVRIPQQFADAMIVPIESTFEVQDKVFVFAVGDSNKVVSKPITVAGKTTNYYFVKDGLKTGEKIVFAGVGNLQDGVAIVPQPISADSLLKAKPL; encoded by the coding sequence ATGATGAAACCTTTGGATATCAAACAGTACAACAGCTGGGTAAAGTTACTCACAGCAATCAGTGTTGCAACAGTTTTATATAGCTGCGCTAATAGCTCTGCTACACCTGGAATGCCCCAGCAACCACCACCAGCATTACCGGTGGTGCCCGTAACAACCACTAATGCTACCACTTTTCGTGAATATCCTGCTTCACTGGAAGGTAAAGTAAACGTAGAGATCAGACCTCAGGTAGAAGGTTATCTTGAACAGATTTTTGTAGATGAAGGCGCTTATGTAAGAATAGGCCAGCCCCTCTTTAAAATCGATGCACGCACTTATAATGAGTCATTGAACAACGCAAAATCAACATTACTGGCCGCTCAGGCCAACGCATCAAAAGCCCAGGTGGAAATTGACCGCCTTACGCCGTTGGTTGAGCACAATGTGATCTCCGATGTTCAGCTCAAAACCGCCAAAGCCGCTTACGACGCTGCCGTGGCCAATGTTAAACAGGCTGAAGCCGCCGTGGCCAACGCCAACATCAATGTCGGTTACACGTTAGTGAAAGCAAGCGCGAATGGCTACATCGGCCGCATTCCCAACAAAAAGGGAGCCCTTGTTAGCAAAGACGATGTACTCACCATTCTTTCAGACATCAGTGAAATGTATGCTTACTTTTCATTGAGCGAGACTGATTTTCTTTCTTTTAAAAACCAGTTTGCCGGTAACAGCATCGAAGAAAAAGTAAAGCATGTTCCCGCAGTTGAACTGGCCCTGGCCGACAACACTATTTTCGGCTCAAAAGGAAAGATCAGCACCATTGAAGGACAATTCGACAAAACAACCGGCGCCATCAGCTTCCGCGCTACCTTCCCCAACCCGGGTGGTATCCTCCGCACGGGTAATACCGGAAAGGTTCGCATTCCGCAACAGTTTGCCGATGCGATGATCGTGCCCATCGAATCTACCTTTGAAGTGCAGGACAAAGTATTTGTTTTCGCTGTAGGTGACAGTAACAAAGTGGTCAGCAAGCCCATCACCGTAGCAGGAAAAACAACTAACTACTACTTTGTAAAAGACGGCCTGAAAACCGGTGAAAAGATCGTGTTTGCTGGAGTTGGTAACCTGCAGGATGGTGTTGCGATAGTACCGCAGCCAATTTCGGCCGACAGCTTGCTGAAAGCGAAACCTCTATAG
- a CDS encoding helix-turn-helix domain-containing protein yields MKNNQALIPIYDMAACIPGTNFIIKKTEGNSVPSYMAIPHRHADYKISFLVEGEVTHYTDFEKYTIKAPALLMLAPDQVHQQTGNSYYKMMHISFNKEFLLTETQGVLACWECMFSQVVLPVMNVEQMQEISVYVDLMYQEFKDDKPQKGLILKNLLNAFIICAGRLVNCKNETVAEAPAPVVTMDYSQNRIVRQFKSLIDENFVNATQVTQYADMLYVTPGHLNDLIKTVTGKTAKQIIDERRILEAKRLLFWGEHSVKEIAGRLNFEDDAYFNRFFKKHTGNTPALFQRTIREKYN; encoded by the coding sequence ATGAAAAATAACCAGGCACTGATACCTATTTATGACATGGCTGCTTGTATACCAGGCACCAATTTCATTATTAAAAAAACCGAAGGTAATTCTGTACCATCTTACATGGCCATACCCCATCGCCATGCTGATTACAAGATCAGTTTTTTGGTGGAAGGCGAAGTAACGCATTATACCGACTTTGAAAAATATACTATAAAGGCGCCCGCATTGTTAATGCTGGCCCCCGACCAGGTGCATCAGCAAACAGGTAACTCCTACTATAAGATGATGCATATCTCGTTCAACAAAGAATTTCTGCTTACCGAAACACAGGGTGTACTTGCCTGTTGGGAATGCATGTTCAGCCAGGTGGTTTTACCGGTAATGAATGTTGAACAAATGCAGGAGATCTCTGTATATGTAGATCTCATGTACCAGGAGTTCAAAGATGATAAGCCACAGAAAGGCCTTATACTCAAGAACCTCCTCAACGCCTTTATTATATGTGCAGGCCGGCTGGTTAATTGTAAAAATGAAACAGTTGCCGAAGCCCCCGCCCCTGTAGTTACCATGGACTACTCACAAAACCGCATAGTACGTCAATTCAAATCACTCATCGATGAAAACTTTGTAAACGCTACCCAGGTAACACAATATGCCGATATGTTATATGTTACGCCTGGCCATTTGAACGACCTCATAAAAACTGTCACAGGTAAAACTGCTAAACAAATTATCGACGAAAGAAGAATTCTGGAAGCTAAAAGGCTCTTATTCTGGGGCGAACATTCGGTTAAAGAAATTGCCGGACGTTTGAACTTTGAAGACGATGCCTACTTCAACCGCTTCTTTAAAAAACATACTGGTAATACCCCCGCCCTGTTCCAAAGGACAATCCGGGAAAAGTACAATTAA
- a CDS encoding efflux RND transporter permease subunit, with amino-acid sequence MLKRFIERPVLSTVVSIILLLLGGLSLFTLPITLFPDIAPPSVQVTALYPGANAEVVARAVATPLEEAINGVENMTYMTSNSSNDGSMTLTVYFKQGTNPDIASVNVQNRVSKAVNQVPAEVVQAGISTQKVQNSIIMFIALSSDNKDKYDELFLENYIKINLIPEVQRVPGVGQAVAFGTKDYSMRIWLKPDRLAANSLSPQDVLTAIKDQNLEAAPGRFGQSSAEVFEYVLKYKGKSNQGEDYENMIIKANPDGSMLRLKDIARVQFGSYTYSTNARLDGNPVSGFAVYQTAGSNANDILTEVEKLVKKFEKTLPKGLKTTVMYNSKEFLDASIDQVRETLVIAFILVFIVVFIFLQDFRSTLIPAIAVPVAIIGTFFFMQLFGFTINLLTLFALVLAIGVVVDDAIVVVEAVHSKMERTNLPARAATIQSMSEISGAIISITLVMAAVFIPVGFMQGPAGVFYRQFAFTLAIAILISAVNALTLSPALCALFLKNEHAGEGAETHGRKKGFMGRFYAAFNAGFNGMTNRYIRSLKFLVRKKWIAITALVLITASAFYLTKKTPTGFIPTEDQGFVLFAVNTPPGSSLERTHQSTLQIDSIIKQNPAYNHLYVIDGLNFLSNANASPYAAGFMRLKDYDSRGPVKNPDQIAGGLIGQVSQVKGANAFFFNFPTVQGFGNASGFEFMLQDRTNGPLSKLGGTAWQFIGALMQRKEIGFAFTTFAAGNPQFTIDVDNEKAKQLGVSISELMQTLGIYYGSSFVTDFNRFGKYYRVMAQADAPFRADINSIDGIFVKNNQGQMVPAKTLVTLKRVYGPETVTRNNLFNAVTINGSPKPGFSTGDAIKAIEETAKTALPRGYQVEWTGVTREEIKTGNQQIFIFLLSVLFVYFLLAAQYESYILPLAVILTVPTGILGVFSFISFAGIDNNIYVQIGLIMLVGLLAKNAILITEFAVQRRRNGMGLIDAALEASRLRLRPILMTSFAFIVGLLPLVWTHGASALGNHSIGVSAIGGMLTGVILGVFIIPVLFVIFQALQEKVTGRPGLRELKTGE; translated from the coding sequence ATGTTAAAAAGATTTATTGAAAGACCGGTCCTATCAACGGTTGTATCAATCATACTGCTTTTGTTAGGTGGGCTGTCGTTATTCACGCTGCCTATAACACTGTTCCCTGATATTGCGCCGCCAAGCGTACAGGTAACAGCGCTGTACCCAGGCGCTAACGCCGAAGTAGTAGCACGCGCCGTTGCCACTCCGCTGGAAGAAGCCATCAACGGTGTGGAGAACATGACTTACATGACCTCCAACTCCAGTAACGATGGCAGTATGACGCTGACTGTATACTTTAAACAGGGCACCAACCCCGATATCGCTTCTGTAAACGTTCAGAACCGCGTATCGAAAGCGGTGAACCAGGTGCCTGCAGAAGTAGTACAGGCAGGTATCAGCACCCAAAAAGTGCAGAACAGTATCATCATGTTCATAGCGCTCAGCAGCGACAACAAAGACAAGTACGATGAACTGTTCCTGGAAAACTATATCAAGATCAACCTTATCCCCGAGGTGCAGCGTGTACCTGGTGTGGGTCAGGCAGTAGCCTTCGGTACCAAGGATTATTCCATGCGTATCTGGTTAAAACCCGATCGCCTGGCAGCTAATAGCCTTTCGCCCCAGGATGTGTTAACTGCAATCAAAGATCAAAACCTCGAAGCTGCCCCCGGCCGTTTTGGCCAAAGCAGCGCCGAAGTATTTGAGTATGTATTGAAATATAAAGGAAAGTCGAACCAGGGTGAAGATTATGAGAACATGATCATCAAGGCAAATCCTGATGGTTCTATGTTGCGGCTGAAAGATATTGCCCGGGTTCAATTTGGCTCTTATACCTATTCAACCAACGCCCGCCTGGATGGCAACCCGGTATCCGGTTTCGCAGTTTACCAAACTGCCGGTTCCAACGCCAATGACATCCTGACCGAGGTAGAAAAACTGGTGAAGAAATTTGAAAAAACATTGCCAAAGGGTCTTAAGACCACAGTAATGTACAACTCCAAGGAGTTCCTCGATGCCTCTATTGACCAGGTACGGGAAACCCTGGTGATCGCCTTCATCCTGGTGTTCATTGTGGTGTTCATCTTCCTGCAGGACTTCCGCTCAACCCTGATCCCTGCTATTGCCGTTCCGGTGGCCATCATCGGTACGTTCTTCTTTATGCAGTTGTTCGGGTTTACCATCAACCTGCTTACCCTGTTCGCCCTCGTACTGGCCATTGGGGTGGTGGTGGATGATGCCATTGTGGTGGTGGAAGCGGTGCACTCGAAAATGGAGCGCACCAACCTGCCTGCAAGGGCAGCAACCATTCAGTCAATGAGTGAGATCTCCGGCGCCATCATCTCCATTACCCTCGTAATGGCGGCGGTGTTCATCCCCGTAGGCTTTATGCAAGGTCCTGCAGGAGTATTCTACCGGCAGTTCGCCTTTACGCTGGCTATCGCCATCCTTATCTCGGCGGTGAACGCCCTTACCCTCAGCCCTGCGTTGTGTGCGCTGTTCCTGAAGAATGAACATGCAGGGGAAGGCGCCGAAACCCATGGCCGTAAAAAAGGCTTTATGGGCCGTTTTTATGCAGCCTTCAATGCCGGTTTCAATGGAATGACCAACAGATACATCCGCAGCCTGAAATTCCTGGTTCGTAAAAAATGGATCGCGATCACTGCGTTGGTACTCATTACAGCGAGTGCGTTCTATTTAACAAAGAAAACGCCAACCGGCTTTATCCCAACGGAAGACCAGGGCTTCGTACTGTTTGCGGTAAATACGCCTCCCGGTAGCTCACTGGAGCGTACGCACCAGAGCACCCTGCAAATTGACAGCATCATTAAACAAAACCCAGCTTATAACCACCTGTATGTGATCGATGGCTTGAACTTCCTCAGCAATGCAAACGCATCGCCCTATGCGGCTGGTTTCATGAGGTTGAAAGATTACGACTCGAGAGGTCCGGTTAAAAACCCCGACCAGATAGCAGGCGGCCTGATAGGCCAGGTAAGCCAGGTAAAAGGCGCCAATGCCTTCTTCTTCAACTTCCCTACTGTACAGGGTTTTGGTAACGCGAGTGGTTTTGAGTTCATGCTGCAGGACCGCACCAATGGCCCGCTCAGTAAACTGGGTGGTACTGCCTGGCAGTTCATTGGCGCGTTGATGCAACGGAAAGAGATCGGTTTTGCGTTTACCACTTTTGCAGCCGGTAACCCGCAATTCACCATAGATGTAGACAATGAAAAAGCCAAGCAACTGGGTGTATCCATCAGCGAGCTGATGCAAACCCTGGGCATCTATTACGGAAGTAGCTTCGTTACCGACTTTAACCGGTTTGGTAAATACTACCGCGTAATGGCACAGGCCGATGCTCCCTTCCGTGCAGATATCAATTCAATAGACGGAATTTTTGTAAAGAACAACCAGGGCCAGATGGTACCGGCCAAAACGCTGGTAACCTTAAAAAGAGTATACGGCCCTGAAACGGTTACCCGTAACAACCTGTTTAACGCGGTTACCATCAACGGTTCACCCAAACCAGGTTTCAGTACCGGTGACGCCATCAAGGCCATTGAAGAAACAGCCAAAACGGCATTACCAAGAGGCTACCAGGTTGAATGGACCGGTGTAACCCGTGAGGAAATTAAAACAGGTAACCAGCAGATCTTTATCTTCCTGCTGAGCGTACTGTTCGTATACTTCCTGCTGGCTGCCCAATATGAAAGTTACATTCTGCCGCTGGCGGTTATCTTAACTGTACCTACAGGTATCTTAGGGGTATTCTCCTTTATTAGTTTTGCCGGTATCGATAACAACATCTACGTGCAGATCGGTTTGATCATGCTGGTAGGTTTGCTGGCGAAGAACGCGATCCTGATTACGGAGTTTGCCGTACAACGCAGAAGAAATGGAATGGGACTGATAGATGCGGCCCTCGAAGCCTCCAGGCTCCGGTTACGCCCCATCCTCATGACCTCCTTTGCCTTCATCGTTGGTTTGCTGCCACTGGTTTGGACGCACGGCGCTTCCGCACTCGGTAACCATTCCATTGGCGTGAGCGCCATTGGCGGTATGCTTACCGGGGTAATCCTGGGTGTGTTCATCATCCCGGTTCTGTTTGTAATCTTCCAGGCATTGCAGGAGAAAGTTACAGGCCGCCCTGGTTTAAGAGAGTTAAAAACCGGCGAATAA
- the htpG gene encoding molecular chaperone HtpG — protein MQKGTIQVQTENIFPIIKKFLYSDHDIFLRELISNAVDASQKLKTLSSIGEAKGEVGELMIEVKLDEEAKTITISDRGIGMSAAEVEKYLNQVAFSGAEEFVKKYKGQNENAIIGKFGLGFYSAFMVSDKVEVFTKSFKEEAPAVRWECDGSPEYMLEETSKSDRGTDIVLHINEESAEFLDPERIRGILLRFCRFLPVPIYFRHKNEEADAPPINNTQPAWKRKPSELTAEDYQNFYKELYQYNEPPLFWIHLNVDYPFNLTGILYFPKIKQSYEIQKDKIQLYSNQVFVTDEVKDIVPEFLMLLHGVIDSPDIPLNVSRSYLQGDPNVKKINNHITKKVADKLEELFNKERKEFEGKWDSLGLFVKYGMMTDDKFMERGNKFHLFEIAGNTEGEKKFYTLEELRMATETLQKNKDGKLVILYTTDTVQQDAYIKGAEAKGYIVVKMDTLIDPSFVNQMESKWNDVTFNRVDADIADNLIDKQENLDSVLSKDDEATLKGLFDIKMTGLSMTVEVKGLSTEAPPVVATRPEFMRRMKDMASMSGPMSSFYANMPDEVTLTVNGNHPIYQQVLKDDKAKQEKVVHNLADLALLSQGLLKGSNLTNFINRSVDLLGAKDAEVVK, from the coding sequence ATGCAAAAAGGGACCATACAGGTACAGACCGAGAATATTTTTCCGATCATTAAGAAATTCCTGTATAGCGATCACGATATTTTTCTGCGTGAGCTGATCAGCAACGCGGTGGATGCTTCCCAGAAATTGAAAACCCTTTCTTCCATTGGGGAAGCCAAAGGGGAAGTGGGTGAGCTGATGATTGAAGTGAAGCTCGACGAAGAAGCAAAGACCATCACCATTTCTGACCGCGGCATTGGGATGTCGGCAGCTGAAGTGGAGAAGTATTTGAACCAGGTGGCTTTTAGCGGCGCCGAGGAGTTTGTAAAAAAATATAAAGGACAGAACGAGAACGCCATCATTGGTAAATTTGGTCTGGGTTTTTACTCGGCATTTATGGTGAGCGATAAAGTGGAAGTGTTCACTAAGAGCTTTAAAGAAGAGGCACCGGCTGTTCGCTGGGAGTGCGATGGCAGTCCAGAGTACATGCTGGAAGAAACCAGCAAATCTGACCGTGGTACCGACATAGTATTACACATTAATGAAGAAAGCGCCGAATTCCTGGATCCCGAGCGTATTCGTGGCATCCTGCTTCGCTTCTGTCGCTTTTTACCCGTTCCCATTTACTTCCGTCATAAGAACGAAGAGGCCGATGCGCCCCCTATCAACAATACTCAGCCTGCCTGGAAGAGGAAGCCTTCTGAACTGACCGCTGAGGATTATCAGAACTTTTATAAAGAACTGTATCAGTATAACGAACCGCCGTTGTTCTGGATCCACCTGAATGTGGATTATCCATTCAACCTTACCGGTATCCTGTACTTCCCCAAAATAAAACAGAGCTACGAAATTCAAAAAGACAAGATCCAGCTCTACAGCAACCAGGTATTTGTTACAGATGAGGTAAAGGATATTGTGCCTGAGTTCCTGATGTTGTTACATGGGGTAATTGACAGTCCGGATATTCCATTGAACGTTAGCCGCAGTTACCTGCAGGGCGACCCCAATGTAAAGAAGATCAACAACCACATCACCAAGAAGGTGGCCGATAAACTGGAAGAGTTGTTCAATAAAGAAAGAAAAGAGTTTGAAGGTAAGTGGGACAGCCTGGGCCTGTTTGTGAAGTATGGCATGATGACCGACGACAAGTTCATGGAGCGTGGCAACAAATTCCATTTATTTGAAATTGCCGGGAATACAGAAGGGGAGAAGAAATTCTATACCCTGGAAGAACTGCGCATGGCCACTGAAACCCTGCAAAAGAACAAAGATGGCAAACTGGTTATTCTGTACACTACCGATACCGTACAACAGGATGCTTACATCAAAGGTGCTGAAGCAAAAGGTTATATAGTGGTGAAAATGGATACCCTCATCGATCCTTCTTTTGTTAACCAGATGGAATCGAAATGGAACGATGTTACCTTTAACCGGGTTGATGCCGACATTGCCGATAACCTGATAGATAAACAGGAGAACCTGGACAGCGTATTGAGTAAAGATGATGAAGCTACGTTGAAAGGTTTGTTCGATATTAAAATGACTGGCCTTAGCATGACGGTTGAAGTAAAAGGCCTGAGCACAGAGGCGCCGCCGGTAGTGGCTACCCGTCCTGAATTTATGCGCCGCATGAAAGACATGGCCTCCATGAGCGGCCCAATGAGCAGCTTTTATGCAAATATGCCCGATGAAGTTACTTTGACCGTAAATGGCAACCACCCCATTTATCAGCAGGTATTGAAAGATGATAAAGCAAAACAGGAAAAGGTAGTTCATAACCTCGCTGACCTGGCTTTGTTATCACAAGGGTTGTTGAAAGGAAGCAATCTTACCAACTTTATTAATCGCAGTGTTGATCTGTTGGGAGCTAAAGATGCTGAAGTAGTAAAGTAA
- a CDS encoding efflux transporter outer membrane subunit, whose protein sequence is MRKSNITIYTTVALVALLSACHMGKDYQRSDLALPAQFASTTAPSDSSVADMEWKKFFSDPTLQSLIGHALDNSFDIQVAMKRVEEARSYAKQAKVNWGPTISANLTASSTFPSKNSLNGISLKNFLGKEHLEDYNLNAGLSWELDVWGKLRRQREAANAQYLQSYEASRAVQTALVANIASSYFNLLTLDAQLAVARRNVSLGDTIVQFISLQKQAGQATELAVQQATSQQQTAKILIPQLEQQIAIQENTIHILSGDQPGTVARTMKLQEYKAWEQLPTGIPAAMVSRRPDVRSNEMALVSANARVGVAEASMYPTLSITASGGLNAYEFTKWFNIPKSLFATGLAGVTQPIFQRRALKTQFEVAKLQRDEAALTFKQSAYNAMGEVANALVQIDKLKSQYQLSTDQVNLLNSAINNAKLLYKSGMADYLEVITAQSNLLQAELYNATIQRDQLSAMVELYRALGGGWK, encoded by the coding sequence ATGCGTAAAAGTAATATCACTATCTATACCACTGTGGCTTTGGTGGCGTTACTGTCAGCGTGCCACATGGGTAAAGATTACCAGCGATCTGATCTTGCTTTACCAGCACAGTTCGCCAGTACTACCGCGCCTTCCGATTCCAGCGTGGCAGATATGGAATGGAAAAAGTTCTTTTCCGATCCTACCCTGCAGTCATTGATAGGTCATGCATTAGACAACAGCTTCGATATACAGGTGGCTATGAAACGTGTGGAAGAAGCCCGTTCTTATGCAAAACAGGCTAAAGTAAACTGGGGACCTACCATTTCAGCCAATTTAACGGCCTCCAGCACCTTCCCTTCAAAGAACAGTTTGAATGGAATCAGTTTGAAGAACTTCCTGGGTAAAGAACACCTGGAAGACTATAACCTGAACGCCGGTTTAAGCTGGGAACTAGATGTATGGGGTAAACTGCGCCGCCAGCGCGAAGCCGCCAATGCACAGTATTTACAATCATACGAAGCCAGCCGGGCTGTGCAAACTGCCCTGGTAGCCAACATTGCCAGCAGCTATTTCAACCTGCTTACGCTGGATGCACAGTTAGCCGTGGCCCGCCGTAACGTAAGCCTGGGTGATACCATTGTACAGTTTATTTCATTGCAGAAACAAGCTGGCCAGGCAACTGAGTTAGCAGTACAACAAGCCACTTCTCAACAACAAACGGCTAAGATCCTGATCCCGCAGCTGGAGCAGCAGATAGCCATCCAGGAAAACACCATTCACATCCTGAGCGGTGACCAACCCGGAACTGTTGCCCGCACCATGAAGTTGCAGGAATACAAGGCATGGGAGCAGTTGCCAACCGGCATACCTGCCGCCATGGTAAGCCGCCGCCCCGATGTACGCAGCAACGAAATGGCCCTGGTATCGGCCAATGCACGCGTTGGAGTAGCCGAAGCCAGCATGTACCCTACTTTAAGCATCACTGCCAGTGGCGGATTGAATGCTTATGAGTTTACCAAATGGTTTAACATTCCAAAATCATTGTTTGCTACAGGCTTAGCCGGTGTTACCCAGCCGATCTTTCAACGCCGGGCATTGAAAACGCAATTTGAAGTGGCCAAGCTGCAACGCGATGAGGCAGCCCTCACCTTCAAACAATCTGCTTACAATGCCATGGGCGAAGTAGCCAATGCACTGGTGCAGATAGATAAATTGAAATCGCAATACCAGCTCAGCACCGACCAGGTGAATTTGTTAAACAGTGCCATCAACAATGCTAAGCTGTTGTACAAAAGCGGTATGGCCGATTACCTGGAAGTGATCACCGCTCAAAGCAACCTGCTGCAGGCGGAATTATACAACGCAACCATTCAACGCGACCAACTGAGTGCTATGGTAGAACTGTACAGAGCGTTGGGTGGTGGTTGGAAATAA